A stretch of Linepithema humile isolate Giens D197 chromosome 3, Lhum_UNIL_v1.0, whole genome shotgun sequence DNA encodes these proteins:
- the LOC136998328 gene encoding uncharacterized protein, whose protein sequence is MDANPKVICTTDGRIPYEYKKNAVEFWKSSTTRPRTLEGVKQRFRKVYSLRQLRRWEIQVNQGGSRFEKLKQISEYTLNNFHTALENRIIVHDADLARWAIRAQENLNVPEFTALSRWIRKFKIIHNIVSRKITKFIRKTSIMSNVDFEEKCNTFIENVKNQIIEYGVENIYNSDQNGFQLELHAGRTLAYKGTKKIESAVQSVSATTHSYTIQPTVSADGRLLSPLFIVLKEVSGTFGPRVQETMFKAPNIFVTTSKSGKLTAHHFKIWLQDVFFPNVGPKSVLLLDSWTKFWSLSKYYSRI, encoded by the coding sequence ATGGACGCAAAtcctaaagttatatgtacTACAGATGGACGTATTccgtatgaatataaaaaaaatgcagtcgaattttggaaaagcagTACAACAAGGCCAAGAACATTAGAAGGAGTAAAACAAAGATTTCGGAAAGTATATTCATTACGTCAATTACGACGATGGGAAATTCAAGTGAATCAAGGTGGCAgtagattcgaaaaattaaaacaaatttcggaatatacattaaataattttcatacagctcttgaaaatagaattattgttcACGACGCTGATTTAGCTCGATGGGCTATTCGGGCacaggaaaatttaaatgtaccagAATTTACAGCTTTATCGCGATGGatacgaaaatttaaaataatacataatattgtatctcgtaaaataacaaaatttataagaaaaacatctATAATGTCTAACGtcgattttgaagaaaaatgtaacacatttattgaaaacgttaaaaatcaaataatagaatatggagttgaaaatatttacaacagtgATCAAAACGGATTCCAATTAGAACTTCATGCCGGTCGTACATTGGCATATAAAGgaacaaaaaagattgaatctgCAGTACAATCCGTATCGGCAACTACGCATAGCTATACTATACAACCTACTGTTTCAGCCGATGGTAGATTATTATCGCctctttttattgtactgAAAGAAGTTAGTGGAACATTTGGTCCCAGAGTGCAAGAAACAATGTTTAAGGCacctaatatttttgttacaactTCGAAATCCGGAAAATTAACAGCgcatcattttaaaatttggttgCAAGACgtattttttccaaatgtaggtccaaaatctgttttactaCTAGATTCATGGACTAAATTTTGGTCATTgtccaaatattattcaagaatctAA
- the LOC136998329 gene encoding putative nuclease HARBI1 yields MVTLRFYATGSFLKTIGDFCAISEVSAQNIIHRVFPAIAALRDEFIKLPISPEDIQRNQQKFFQIAKFIRVIGCMDCTHVKIQSYGKKNLFLNISLKYTFFYSLFLGGENNELYRNRKGYFSINVQVVINARLEIIDVVARWPGSTHDSTIFHHSRIKSLFEENRFSDGLLLGDSGYPNLLYLMTPLRNLTTPAEHLYNESQIRTPSKIERCFGIWKRRFPVLSIGSRFHTVDKILTIIIATAVLHNIAQQENEPNLYNPETYNNVIAQVQNINLDNENYNDERQRLILEYFDK; encoded by the coding sequence ATGGTCACTCTTAGATTTTATGCTACTggatcatttttaaaaactattggcGATTTTTGTGCAATTAGTGAAGTAAGTgcacaaaatataattcatcGTGTGTTTCCTGCTATTGCTGCATTGAGAgatgaatttataaaacttcCTATATCTCCAGAAGACATTCAAAGAAaccaacaaaaattttttcaaatagcCAAATTTATACGTGTTATTGGTTGCATGGACTGTACTCATGTCAAAATTCAATCATAtggtaagaaaaatttatttctaaatatatctttaaaatatacttttttttattctttatttttaggtGGAGAAAACAATGAATTGTATCGTAACAGAAAaggttatttttctataaatgtaCAAGTAGTTATTAATGCAAGATTGGAAATAATAGATGTAGTAGCACGTTGGCCAGGGTCTACACATGATTCCACTATATTTCATCACTCAAGGATTAAGagtttatttgaagaaaatagaTTCAGTGATGGTTTACTGCTCGGAGATTCTGGATATCCGAATCTATTATACTTGATGACTCCGTTAAGAAATTTGACAACACCCGCAGAACATCTTTATAACGAATCGCAGATTCGAACACcctcaaaaattgaaagatgttTTGGTATATGGAAAAGAAGATTTCCTGTTTTGTCTATTGGATCGCGTTTCCATACAGTTGATAAAATACTTACTATTATTATAGCGACAGCTGTATTGCACAACATTGCGCAGCAGGAAAATGAACCAAATTTGTATAATCCTgaaacatataataatgttatagcACAAGTGCAAAATATAAACCTGGATAATGAGAATTATAATGATGAACGACAACGTttaattttggaatattttgataagtaa